The Mycobacterium seoulense genome has a window encoding:
- a CDS encoding ABC transporter substrate-binding protein, with protein MIRPRVSTLMAGALALVAVLLGATAILLDYSGQPAGGKIVVTVRVWGEQIAAAYRQSFEAFNRAHPDITVHTSVVAYPTYFDTLRTDVAGGSADDIFWLSNAYLAAYADSGRLMRIDGAASAWDSAVVDQFTRGGALWGVPQLTDAGIALYYNADLLTAAGVDPAQLNGLRWSADGGDTLRPMLARLTVDADGRRGDATGFDAGRVRQWGYNAANDPQGIYLNYIGSAGGVFQRGDTFAFDNPGAVQAFRYLVGLINDDHVAPPASDTNDNGDFSRNQFLAGRMALFQSGTYNLAPVARDARFHWGVAMMPAGPAGRVSVTNGIAAAGNAATKHPDAVRQVLAWMGSKEGNEFLGREGAAIPAVLAAQPVYFTYWSARGVDVTPFFSVLDGPRIAAPGGAGFPAGNDALRPYFDEMFLGRGDVAATLRRAQSAANAAAQR; from the coding sequence ATGATCCGGCCCCGCGTTTCCACACTGATGGCGGGGGCGCTCGCGCTGGTCGCGGTGCTGTTGGGTGCGACCGCCATACTGCTCGACTACTCCGGCCAGCCCGCCGGCGGCAAAATCGTTGTGACGGTGCGGGTCTGGGGCGAACAGATCGCCGCGGCCTACCGGCAGTCGTTCGAGGCGTTCAACCGCGCGCATCCCGATATCACGGTGCACACCAGCGTGGTGGCGTATCCGACGTACTTCGACACGCTGCGCACCGATGTCGCCGGCGGTAGCGCCGACGACATCTTCTGGCTCTCCAACGCCTACCTCGCGGCCTACGCCGACAGTGGCCGGCTGATGAGGATTGACGGGGCCGCCTCGGCGTGGGATTCGGCCGTCGTCGATCAGTTCACCCGCGGCGGCGCGCTGTGGGGCGTGCCGCAGCTGACCGACGCCGGCATCGCGCTGTACTACAACGCCGACCTTCTGACCGCTGCCGGCGTCGACCCCGCCCAGCTGAACGGTTTGCGGTGGAGCGCAGACGGTGGCGACACGCTGCGCCCCATGCTCGCCCGGCTCACCGTCGACGCCGACGGACGTCGCGGAGACGCAACGGGTTTCGATGCCGGAAGGGTGCGCCAGTGGGGCTACAACGCCGCCAACGACCCGCAGGGAATCTACCTCAACTACATCGGCTCGGCCGGCGGCGTCTTCCAGCGCGGCGACACGTTCGCCTTCGACAATCCCGGGGCGGTGCAGGCCTTCCGCTACCTGGTCGGACTCATCAACGACGACCACGTCGCGCCGCCCGCGTCGGACACCAACGACAACGGCGACTTCTCCCGCAACCAGTTCCTGGCCGGGCGGATGGCGCTCTTTCAGTCCGGCACGTACAACCTGGCTCCCGTGGCCCGCGACGCCCGCTTCCACTGGGGTGTGGCGATGATGCCGGCGGGCCCGGCCGGCCGGGTGAGCGTCACCAATGGCATTGCGGCGGCGGGCAATGCCGCGACGAAGCATCCCGACGCGGTACGACAGGTCCTGGCGTGGATGGGCAGCAAGGAGGGCAACGAATTCCTGGGCCGCGAGGGTGCGGCCATCCCGGCGGTGCTGGCGGCTCAGCCGGTTTACTTCACCTACTGGTCCGCGCGGGGCGTCGATGTCACCCCCTTCTTCAGCGTGCTCGACGGCCCGCGCATCGCGGCTCCCGGCGGCGCCGGCTTTCCGGCCGGAAACGACGCTTTGCGGCCCTACTTCGATGAAATGTTCTTGGGCCGTGGCGATGTCGCAGCGACCCTGCGACGGGCACAATCCGCGGCCAACGCCGCGGCGCAGCGTTAG
- a CDS encoding MgtC/SapB family protein: MSWQQIQPFLVALAIGLLLGLERERSHSRRLPAGSRSFALLSLVGAIAASFSEWAVLGGLVGVGALLGLAYFRTSADDPGTTTLFAALVAYLLGAVAYTRPTVAVAVAVVVAGLLVSKTRIHRFARELVSDVELEDAIKFFVVAFVILPLLPDRPLGPFGVLNPAKVWLLVVLLTGIGWVGYIGVRALGPERGVLVTGLAGGFVSATATTASMGRLGRTAPSLRAPLASALLANLATFMQLLVVVGLVDVDVLRRLWPPVVAAALVLVGVAAFVYRGGTRAEQPKAAQGDDAETTKETRPFTLRPALILAAVLTFALLVGRWGADMLGPRGLVLATFAAGLADAHAGAVAAASLAAKGDVTVDTSLVAIAAALGSNLLVKTVLAFTAGGRRFGLAFLAATAAAALVFGVALTAAVTAV, encoded by the coding sequence GTGAGCTGGCAGCAAATCCAGCCGTTTCTGGTGGCGCTGGCCATCGGGTTACTGCTCGGGCTGGAGCGCGAACGCAGTCACAGCCGCAGGCTCCCCGCCGGGTCGCGTTCGTTCGCGCTTCTGTCACTGGTCGGGGCCATCGCCGCGAGCTTCAGCGAGTGGGCCGTGCTGGGCGGTCTCGTGGGTGTCGGGGCGCTGTTGGGGCTCGCCTACTTTCGTACCAGCGCCGATGACCCGGGAACCACCACACTGTTCGCTGCGCTCGTCGCCTACTTGCTCGGTGCGGTCGCTTACACCCGCCCGACGGTTGCCGTGGCCGTCGCCGTGGTCGTGGCAGGGCTGCTGGTGTCGAAGACCCGCATCCATCGTTTCGCCCGCGAGCTTGTCAGCGACGTCGAATTAGAGGATGCCATCAAGTTTTTCGTCGTGGCGTTCGTGATTCTGCCGCTGCTGCCGGATCGGCCGCTCGGACCCTTTGGCGTGCTCAATCCAGCGAAGGTGTGGCTGCTGGTGGTGCTGCTGACGGGTATCGGCTGGGTCGGCTATATCGGCGTTCGCGCGCTCGGGCCCGAACGGGGCGTCCTGGTCACCGGTTTGGCCGGCGGGTTCGTCTCGGCCACCGCGACAACCGCGTCGATGGGCCGGCTCGGCCGGACGGCCCCGAGCTTGCGGGCGCCGTTGGCCAGCGCCCTGCTGGCCAACCTCGCTACCTTCATGCAGCTGCTCGTCGTGGTCGGGCTCGTCGACGTCGACGTGCTGCGCCGCCTATGGCCTCCAGTGGTCGCCGCGGCCCTGGTCCTCGTCGGTGTCGCCGCGTTCGTGTACCGGGGCGGTACCCGGGCCGAGCAGCCGAAGGCTGCGCAGGGCGACGACGCCGAAACGACGAAGGAAACCCGGCCTTTCACCTTGCGGCCCGCCCTCATCCTGGCCGCGGTGCTGACCTTCGCCCTGCTCGTCGGGCGGTGGGGCGCCGACATGCTTGGCCCGCGGGGGCTGGTGCTTGCCACGTTCGCCGCCGGTCTGGCCGACGCCCATGCCGGCGCGGTTGCCGCCGCCAGCCTGGCGGCCAAGGGTGACGTCACCGTCGACACATCCCTGGTCGCCATCGCCGCCGCGCTCGGCTCCAACCTGCTCGTCAAGACGGTGCTGGCCTTCACCGCGGGCGGCCGCCGCTTCGGGCTTGCATTTCTCGCCGCCACGGCGGCAGCGGCCCTGGTATTCGGCGTCGCGTTGACCGCGGCCGTGACCGCGGTATGA
- a CDS encoding carbohydrate ABC transporter permease: MRRQPRSTALGYALLAPSLFGVVAFLLLPILVVIWLSLYRWDLLGPLHYVGLANWRSILTDRNFANSLIVTALFVAIVVPAQTVLGLLAASMLARRLPGTGLFRTVYVLPWICAPLAIAVLWRWILAPTDGAVSTLLGHSIEWLSDPTFALPLVSAVVVWTNVGYVSLSFLAGLLAIPDDIHAAARTDGADAWQRFWRITLPMLRPTTFFVLVTGIVSAAQVFDMVYALTGGGPGGSTDLVAHRIYAEAFGSAAIGRASVMAVVLFVILIGVTMVQHLYFRRRISYDLT; the protein is encoded by the coding sequence CTGAGGAGACAGCCTCGCTCCACCGCGCTGGGCTACGCCCTGCTGGCGCCCAGCCTGTTCGGCGTCGTCGCCTTCCTGCTGCTGCCCATCCTCGTGGTGATCTGGCTGAGCCTTTACCGCTGGGACCTGCTGGGACCGCTGCACTATGTGGGCCTCGCCAACTGGCGATCGATCCTCACCGATCGCAACTTCGCCAACTCGTTGATCGTGACGGCTCTCTTCGTGGCGATCGTGGTGCCGGCGCAGACGGTGCTGGGCCTGCTGGCCGCGTCCATGTTGGCCCGCCGGCTTCCCGGCACCGGCCTGTTCCGCACCGTGTACGTGCTGCCGTGGATCTGTGCACCGCTGGCGATCGCGGTGCTGTGGCGGTGGATCCTGGCCCCGACGGACGGAGCCGTGAGCACCCTGCTGGGGCACAGCATCGAATGGCTGTCGGACCCCACCTTTGCGTTGCCGCTCGTCTCGGCCGTCGTCGTGTGGACCAACGTCGGATACGTCTCGCTGTCCTTCCTGGCGGGCCTGCTGGCGATCCCCGACGACATTCACGCCGCCGCGCGCACCGACGGGGCCGACGCGTGGCAACGGTTCTGGCGCATCACCCTGCCCATGCTGCGGCCGACCACGTTCTTCGTCCTGGTGACCGGGATCGTCAGCGCGGCACAAGTTTTTGACATGGTCTACGCGCTGACCGGCGGCGGGCCGGGGGGCAGCACCGACCTGGTGGCCCACCGCATCTACGCCGAGGCTTTCGGCTCGGCGGCCATCGGGCGCGCATCGGTGATGGCGGTGGTGCTCTTCGTCATCCTCATCGGGGTCACCATGGTGCAGCATCTCTACTTCCGGCGACGGATCAGCTATGACCTCACCTAG
- a CDS encoding carbohydrate ABC transporter permease: MTSPSRIVIYAGLVLGALITLVPFGLGLLTSFTSAHQFATGTPLQLPRPFTLANYADLGGAGFGRAAAVTALMTAVILVGQLTFSVLAAYAFARLDFPGRDALFWVYIATLMVPGTVTVVPLYLMMAQLGLRNTFWALVLPFMFGSPYAIFLLREHFRIIPNDLVNAAHLDGANTLDVIVHVVIPSSRPVLAALTLITVVSQWNNFMWPLVITSGHKWRVLTVATADLQSRFNSQWTLVMAATTVAIVPLIALFVVFQRHIVASIVVSGLK, encoded by the coding sequence ATGACCTCACCTAGCCGGATCGTCATCTACGCCGGACTCGTCCTCGGTGCGCTGATCACGTTGGTGCCGTTCGGCCTTGGCCTGCTGACCTCGTTCACCTCGGCGCACCAGTTCGCGACGGGCACACCCCTGCAGCTGCCCCGGCCCTTCACCCTCGCCAATTACGCCGACCTCGGTGGGGCCGGCTTCGGCCGGGCGGCGGCCGTGACCGCCTTGATGACCGCCGTGATCCTGGTCGGCCAGCTGACGTTCTCGGTGCTGGCCGCATACGCGTTCGCGCGGCTGGACTTTCCCGGGCGCGACGCACTGTTCTGGGTCTACATCGCGACCTTGATGGTGCCCGGGACGGTCACGGTGGTGCCGCTGTATCTCATGATGGCCCAGCTCGGCCTGCGCAACACGTTCTGGGCCTTGGTCCTGCCGTTCATGTTCGGGTCGCCCTACGCGATCTTCCTGCTGCGCGAGCACTTTCGCATCATCCCGAACGACTTGGTCAACGCCGCCCACCTGGACGGGGCCAACACCTTGGACGTCATTGTGCACGTGGTGATCCCGTCCAGCCGGCCGGTGCTGGCGGCCCTGACGCTGATCACCGTGGTCTCGCAGTGGAATAACTTCATGTGGCCGTTGGTGATCACCAGCGGCCACAAGTGGCGGGTGCTCACGGTCGCGACGGCCGACCTGCAGTCGCGGTTCAACTCCCAGTGGACGTTGGTCATGGCGGCGACGACCGTCGCGATCGTCCCGCTGATCGCGCTCTTCGTGGTGTTCCAGCGCCACATCGTCGCGTCGATCGTCGTCTCGGGGCTCAAGTGA
- a CDS encoding TldD/PmbA family protein — MTPNRGIDADFLNLPRHELADAALSAATAAGASYADLRVHRIMTEIIQLRDGELETAVVNRELGLAVRVIVDGTWGFASHAELAPSVAAETARRAVQVATTLAMLNSEQVELAPEPVYADATWVSDYRIDPFSVPAADKIGVLEEYSGRLLSTDGVDHVSAVLTAVKEQTFYADTFGSSITQQRVRVQPSLEAVTVDAAAGSFDAMRTLAPPMGRGWEVLAGDEVWNWTDELAQLPSLLAEKVKAPSVTAGPKDLVIDPTNLWLTIHESIGHATEYDRAIGYEAAYAGTSFATPDKLGTMRYGSPVMNVTADRTVEHGLATIGFDDEGVAAQRWDLVRDGIFVGYQLDRVFAPRLGQPRSNGCSYADSPHHVPIQRMANVSLQPAREEVSTADLIARVQDGIYIVGDKSWSIDMQRYNFQFTGQRFFRIRDGRLDGQLRDVAYQATTTDFWNSMEAVGGPSTWRLGGAFNCGKAQPGQVAPVSHGCPSALFRGVNVLNTVSEGGR; from the coding sequence GTGACACCGAACCGGGGGATCGATGCCGACTTCCTGAACCTGCCGCGACACGAGCTGGCCGACGCCGCGCTGTCGGCGGCCACCGCGGCCGGCGCCAGCTACGCCGACCTGCGGGTTCACCGCATCATGACCGAGATCATCCAGCTGCGTGACGGCGAGCTGGAGACGGCGGTCGTCAATCGCGAGCTCGGCTTGGCGGTCCGGGTCATCGTCGATGGCACGTGGGGGTTCGCCTCGCACGCGGAGCTGGCGCCGTCGGTCGCCGCCGAGACCGCGCGTCGGGCCGTGCAGGTGGCCACCACGCTGGCAATGCTGAACAGCGAGCAGGTGGAGCTGGCGCCCGAGCCGGTGTACGCCGACGCCACGTGGGTTTCGGATTACCGCATCGACCCGTTCAGCGTCCCAGCGGCCGACAAGATCGGCGTGCTCGAGGAGTACTCCGGTCGGCTGCTCAGCACCGACGGCGTCGACCACGTGTCGGCGGTGCTCACCGCGGTCAAAGAGCAGACGTTCTACGCCGACACCTTCGGATCGTCGATCACCCAGCAGCGGGTCCGGGTGCAGCCGTCGCTGGAGGCGGTGACCGTCGACGCCGCGGCGGGCAGCTTCGACGCGATGCGCACGCTGGCGCCGCCGATGGGACGCGGCTGGGAGGTGCTGGCCGGCGACGAGGTGTGGAACTGGACCGACGAGCTGGCGCAACTGCCGTCGCTGCTGGCCGAAAAGGTCAAGGCGCCCAGCGTGACCGCGGGACCCAAGGACCTGGTGATCGATCCCACCAACCTGTGGCTGACGATTCACGAATCCATCGGGCACGCAACCGAATACGACCGCGCCATCGGTTACGAGGCCGCCTACGCCGGAACGTCGTTCGCCACACCCGACAAACTCGGCACCATGCGGTACGGCTCACCGGTGATGAACGTGACCGCCGACCGCACCGTCGAGCACGGCCTGGCGACCATCGGTTTCGACGACGAGGGAGTCGCGGCGCAACGCTGGGATCTGGTGCGCGACGGGATATTCGTCGGCTACCAGCTCGATCGGGTGTTCGCGCCCCGGCTCGGGCAGCCGCGGTCCAACGGGTGCTCGTATGCCGATTCGCCGCATCACGTGCCGATCCAGCGGATGGCCAACGTGTCGCTGCAGCCGGCCCGCGAGGAGGTCAGCACCGCCGACCTGATCGCCCGCGTGCAGGACGGCATCTACATCGTCGGCGACAAGTCGTGGTCAATCGACATGCAGCGCTACAACTTCCAGTTCACCGGTCAGCGGTTCTTCCGCATCCGCGACGGCCGGTTGGACGGTCAGTTGCGGGATGTCGCCTACCAGGCCACCACCACTGACTTCTGGAACTCCATGGAAGCCGTGGGCGGCCCGTCGACGTGGCGGTTGGGCGGCGCGTTCAATTGCGGCAAGGCCCAGCCCGGCCAGGTCGCCCCCGTCAGCCACGGCTGTCCGTCGGCGTTGTTCCGCGGAGTCAACGTGCTCAACACGGTCAGCGAGGGCGGCCGATGA
- a CDS encoding carboxymuconolactone decarboxylase family protein translates to MAAPVSVREDQLTRLVALSPGAPADSRIAALVRRVCAETLSLPPLPSPVEVGAPESDAEVVVADFAEQFSADVSAITAEQRSRLVKRLGDSAFGVVVQMYIADFIPRVRAGLEALGVGSEYLGWVNGGVAWDHTTNPANLVFNEFLPAVARMRALDPVTSELVRLRGAAQHNCRLCKSLREGTALDAGGSETLYDEIGRFEASRLLDDRVKAALRYTDALIWTPAHLAVDDAAEVRSRFADPEAVELTFDIMRNASNKVAVALGADAPRVEQGTERYLLGADGQTVFS, encoded by the coding sequence ATGGCGGCTCCGGTTTCGGTTCGAGAAGATCAGCTGACGCGGTTGGTGGCCCTGTCTCCGGGCGCGCCGGCGGACTCTCGGATCGCGGCCCTGGTTCGGCGGGTGTGCGCCGAGACGCTGTCGCTGCCGCCGCTGCCCAGTCCCGTCGAGGTCGGCGCGCCCGAATCGGACGCCGAAGTCGTCGTCGCCGATTTCGCCGAGCAGTTCAGCGCCGACGTCTCCGCGATCACCGCCGAGCAGCGCTCCCGGCTGGTTAAGCGCCTGGGCGACAGCGCCTTTGGCGTGGTGGTCCAGATGTATATCGCCGACTTCATTCCTCGGGTGCGCGCGGGCCTGGAGGCGCTCGGCGTCGGCTCGGAATACTTGGGCTGGGTGAACGGCGGCGTGGCGTGGGATCACACCACCAACCCGGCGAATCTGGTGTTCAACGAGTTTCTGCCCGCGGTGGCCCGGATGCGTGCGCTCGACCCCGTCACCTCCGAGTTGGTCCGGCTGCGCGGGGCGGCTCAGCACAACTGCCGCCTGTGCAAGTCGCTGCGCGAGGGCACCGCGCTCGATGCCGGCGGTTCGGAGACGCTGTACGACGAGATCGGTCGCTTCGAAGCATCGCGTTTGCTCGATGACCGCGTTAAAGCAGCGCTGCGCTACACCGATGCGTTAATTTGGACGCCTGCGCACCTCGCCGTCGACGATGCCGCCGAGGTGCGCTCCCGGTTCGCGGATCCCGAGGCCGTCGAGCTCACTTTTGACATCATGCGGAATGCAAGCAACAAAGTTGCCGTCGCATTGGGCGCCGATGCGCCACGCGTTGAGCAGGGCACCGAGCGATATCTGCTCGGCGCCGACGGCCAGACCGTATTCAGCTGA
- a CDS encoding amino acid permease — MPPTSIGLKEQMLRRRPVVGAVVAYGAADHLKRSIGTFQLTMFGVGSTVGTGIFFVMSQAVPEAGPGVILSFLIAGLAAGLAAICYAELASAVPVSGSSYSYAYTTLGEVVAMGVAACLLLEYGVSTAAVAVNWSGYLNKLLDNVFGFQLPHALSAAPWDARPGWVNVPAIILIGMCALLLIRGASESARVNTIMVLIKLGVLVMFVVVAFGAFDASHLRDFAPFGVAGIGSAAGTIFFSYIGLDAVSTAGDEVRDPQKTMPRALIAALVTVTSVYVFVALAALGTQQWQDFAGQQEAGLATILDNVTRGSWAGTILAAGAVISIFSVTLVTMYGQTRILFAMGRDGLLPSRFARVNTRTMTPVGNTVIVAVAASLLAAFIPLDKLADMVSIGTLTAFVVVSAGVIILRVREPDLPRGFKVPGYPVTPVLSVLACGYILASLHWYTWIAFSGWIALALVFYFVWGRHHSALNGETLRRGAP; from the coding sequence TTGCCACCCACGTCGATCGGCCTGAAAGAGCAGATGCTGCGGCGCCGCCCGGTTGTCGGCGCCGTCGTCGCATACGGGGCCGCGGACCACCTCAAGCGCAGCATCGGCACGTTCCAGCTGACCATGTTCGGGGTCGGCTCGACGGTCGGGACGGGCATCTTCTTCGTCATGTCGCAGGCCGTGCCGGAGGCCGGCCCCGGGGTGATCCTGTCGTTCCTCATCGCCGGGCTCGCCGCCGGGCTGGCGGCCATCTGCTACGCCGAATTGGCTTCCGCGGTACCGGTTTCCGGATCGTCGTACTCCTATGCGTACACCACGCTGGGCGAGGTCGTCGCGATGGGGGTGGCGGCCTGCCTGCTGCTGGAATACGGGGTGTCGACAGCAGCGGTCGCGGTCAACTGGAGCGGCTACCTCAACAAGCTGCTCGACAATGTCTTCGGTTTCCAGTTGCCGCACGCCTTGTCGGCCGCGCCGTGGGACGCGCGGCCCGGCTGGGTGAATGTGCCGGCGATCATCCTGATCGGGATGTGCGCGCTGCTGCTCATCCGGGGCGCCAGCGAATCGGCCAGGGTCAACACGATCATGGTGCTGATCAAGCTGGGCGTGCTGGTCATGTTCGTGGTCGTCGCGTTCGGCGCCTTCGACGCGAGCCATCTGCGTGACTTCGCACCGTTCGGCGTCGCGGGCATCGGCTCGGCCGCCGGCACCATCTTCTTCTCCTATATCGGCCTCGATGCCGTGTCGACGGCGGGCGACGAAGTGAGGGACCCGCAGAAGACCATGCCGCGCGCGCTGATTGCCGCGTTGGTGACAGTGACCAGCGTGTACGTGTTCGTCGCGCTCGCCGCCTTGGGCACTCAGCAGTGGCAGGACTTCGCCGGGCAGCAGGAGGCCGGGTTGGCGACCATCCTCGACAACGTCACGCGCGGCAGCTGGGCCGGCACGATTCTGGCTGCGGGCGCGGTCATCTCGATCTTCTCGGTCACGCTCGTCACCATGTACGGGCAGACCCGCATCCTGTTCGCGATGGGCCGCGACGGGTTGTTGCCCTCGCGCTTCGCACGGGTGAATACCCGCACCATGACGCCGGTGGGCAACACGGTGATCGTGGCCGTCGCGGCCTCGTTGCTGGCCGCCTTCATCCCGCTGGACAAGCTGGCGGACATGGTGTCCATCGGCACGCTCACCGCGTTCGTCGTCGTGTCCGCCGGAGTGATCATCCTGCGAGTCCGCGAGCCGGACCTGCCGCGGGGCTTCAAGGTTCCCGGTTATCCGGTCACGCCAGTCCTTTCGGTGTTGGCGTGCGGATACATCCTCGCCAGCCTGCATTGGTACACCTGGATCGCGTTCAGCGGCTGGATCGCGCTCGCGTTAGTCTTCTACTTCGTGTGGGGCCGCCATCACAGCGCGCTCAACGGCGAAACGCTCCGGCGGGGGGCGCCGTGA
- a CDS encoding universal stress protein, giving the protein MTVVVGYRAGKVGLSGLHLGVRIARTWGTSLTVATIVPKPWLTPSRARVDAEFELWADTMAAESAKEAARFLDTMADGIEVTYQHRAHGSVSGGLLEVIHAVDADVLVLGSLPSGGGGQVLIGSTADWLLHASTVPVAISPRDYRSHQGKLTRLTCAYSATPDAIDVVKRCFEFGQRFGVPVRVITFAVRGKTMYPPEVGLEVEDQVLQAWASQVRDILEELKTDRIVGEDVALQVVTGRSWKEALAKPDWQEGEILALGTRPRGDIRRVFLGSRSTKIIRESPVPVLVLTG; this is encoded by the coding sequence GTGACCGTCGTCGTCGGTTACCGCGCCGGCAAGGTCGGGCTCTCGGGCTTGCACCTGGGTGTGCGCATCGCGCGGACCTGGGGCACCTCGCTCACCGTGGCGACCATCGTGCCCAAGCCGTGGCTGACACCCTCGCGTGCCCGCGTCGACGCCGAGTTCGAGCTGTGGGCGGACACCATGGCCGCGGAGTCGGCCAAGGAGGCGGCCCGCTTCCTGGACACCATGGCCGACGGGATCGAGGTCACCTACCAACACCGCGCGCACGGATCGGTGTCGGGCGGGCTCCTCGAAGTCATCCACGCGGTCGACGCCGACGTGTTGGTACTGGGGTCGTTGCCCAGCGGCGGGGGCGGTCAAGTGCTGATCGGCTCCACCGCCGACTGGCTGCTGCACGCGTCGACCGTCCCGGTGGCCATCAGCCCGCGTGACTACCGTTCGCACCAAGGCAAACTGACCCGGCTCACCTGTGCCTACTCGGCCACCCCGGACGCGATCGACGTGGTGAAACGCTGCTTCGAGTTCGGTCAGCGATTCGGTGTGCCGGTGCGGGTGATCACCTTCGCGGTCCGCGGCAAGACGATGTACCCGCCGGAGGTCGGGCTCGAGGTGGAGGATCAGGTCTTGCAGGCCTGGGCGTCCCAAGTGCGAGACATCCTCGAGGAACTGAAGACGGACCGGATAGTCGGCGAAGACGTTGCCCTGCAGGTGGTTACCGGCCGCAGCTGGAAAGAGGCGCTGGCGAAGCCGGATTGGCAGGAGGGCGAGATCCTGGCACTGGGCACCCGGCCGCGCGGGGACATCCGGCGGGTCTTCCTCGGTTCCCGCAGCACCAAGATCATCCGGGAGAGCCCGGTGCCGGTGCTGGTGCTGACCGGCTAA
- a CDS encoding TldD/PmbA family protein: MITPQHVVNLVLEEAAKLGGASETMVLVTDKVEATLRWAGNSMTTNGVSVNRSITVISVVRQGSSARIGTMVSAEVDPRAIPELVAASQEAARAAPEAGDAAPLLADTGVPVDWNAPVPGTGPLVFADVAESLSRGFRGTDRLYGFAHHSVSTTFLASSTGVRRRHTQPAGAVEINGKRGDASAWAGIGTPDFVDVPMDSLLEELSMRLGWAERSVELPAGRYETIMPPSTVADMMLYLAWSMAGRGAQEGRTAFSAPGGGTRVGERLTDLPLTLFSDPMAPGLACTPFVAVSSSSETMSVFDNGMEIGQVDWIRNGVVNALAYPRATAAKFDAEVAVAADNLVMTGGSAELADMIAATERGLLLTTLWYIREVDPTTLLLTGLTRDGVYLIEDGEVTAAVNNFRFNESPLDLLRRATEAGVSEKTLPREWADWATRAAMPSLRIPDFYMSSVSQAQ, encoded by the coding sequence ATGATCACCCCGCAGCACGTCGTCAACCTCGTCCTGGAGGAGGCCGCCAAGCTGGGCGGCGCCAGCGAGACCATGGTGCTCGTCACCGACAAGGTCGAGGCGACGTTGCGATGGGCGGGCAATTCGATGACCACCAACGGGGTTTCGGTCAACCGCAGCATCACCGTGATCTCCGTCGTCCGCCAAGGGTCCAGCGCCCGCATCGGGACCATGGTCTCCGCCGAGGTGGATCCGCGAGCGATCCCCGAGCTGGTGGCGGCATCCCAGGAAGCGGCCCGCGCGGCGCCGGAGGCCGGTGACGCCGCGCCGCTGCTGGCCGACACCGGGGTGCCCGTCGACTGGAACGCGCCGGTGCCCGGCACCGGGCCCTTGGTGTTCGCCGACGTCGCCGAATCCCTGAGCCGCGGCTTCCGCGGCACCGATCGGCTGTACGGCTTTGCGCACCACAGCGTTTCGACGACGTTCCTGGCGTCGTCGACCGGAGTGCGCCGACGCCACACCCAGCCGGCCGGGGCGGTGGAGATCAACGGCAAACGCGGCGACGCGAGCGCCTGGGCGGGCATCGGCACACCCGACTTCGTCGACGTGCCAATGGATTCGCTGCTCGAGGAGCTGTCGATGCGGCTCGGCTGGGCCGAGCGCAGCGTCGAGCTGCCCGCGGGTCGCTACGAAACGATCATGCCGCCGTCCACGGTCGCCGACATGATGCTCTACCTGGCGTGGTCGATGGCCGGTCGCGGCGCGCAGGAGGGCCGCACCGCCTTCTCGGCCCCCGGTGGCGGCACGCGCGTGGGGGAGCGGCTCACCGACTTGCCGCTGACATTGTTCTCCGACCCGATGGCGCCGGGCCTGGCGTGCACGCCGTTCGTCGCGGTGAGCAGCTCCTCGGAGACGATGTCGGTGTTCGACAACGGCATGGAGATCGGCCAGGTGGACTGGATCCGCAACGGGGTGGTCAACGCGCTGGCGTACCCGCGCGCGACGGCCGCCAAATTCGACGCGGAGGTCGCGGTCGCCGCCGACAACCTGGTGATGACCGGCGGGTCGGCCGAGCTGGCCGACATGATCGCGGCCACCGAGCGCGGCCTGCTGCTGACCACGCTGTGGTACATCCGCGAGGTCGACCCCACCACGCTGTTGCTCACCGGGTTGACCCGCGACGGTGTTTACCTCATCGAAGACGGCGAGGTGACCGCCGCGGTCAACAACTTCCGTTTCAACGAGAGTCCGCTGGACCTGTTGCGGCGGGCCACCGAGGCCGGGGTGAGCGAGAAGACCCTGCCCCGGGAGTGGGCGGATTGGGCCACCCGCGCGGCCATGCCGTCGCTGCGGATACCGGACTTCTATATGTCGTCGGTGAGCCAGGCGCAATAG